The Cryptomeria japonica chromosome 9, Sugi_1.0, whole genome shotgun sequence DNA segment TGTACCAACCGCTATAAGTGCTTACAAGACCATGGGAGAGCATCTCCATGATTTTATGGGTAGTCTCCAATGTCAAGCATGGACATGACTACTATTTTGTGGTGGTAGATCAATTTAGCAAGATGTGTGTTGATTGTTTGCAAGAAAACCTCAACAGGGGTTACACAGCAAGGTTATTCTCGAAGGATTGACATAAGAAGTTTATATGTTGGTGAGAACTAGGGAAATGTCTCCAGAATTTTACCAATCATCCAAGACATCCAGGATGTCACTCAAATCCCAGGGACACATCCCCGTGGAACTCTTTATAATATTTATTAGTGATAATTTGTTAAATGATTTCTGAACTAGCTTTTGTTACAAATAAAAGAAGGGTCACTCATGTCAAACACTATATAATACTCATGGTAACAAGCATAATTTATCATCCAGAAAATTCCAAAATCATGTGGTTTTTGCAATCACTTGCTTGATATTCCAAAATCCTAGTCTTTGGAATTTCAAATAGTTATCTTCTATGGAACATAGGTGATGTTCTACTACAAATCATGTTTGAACTACAAATTTAGTTTGAAATATAATTCTTGTGTTATATGCGGGCCCATTCAGAACCCAGTTCTTTCAATATTTTGAATTCGTCTATTATTTCAGAACTGTTTTGTCATTTCCTTTACCATTTTATGCTCTTATTGTGTGGATTGCTACTGTTTTATCACCTGATCTCTGTTATTTCACTGGAAAAATACAGAAATATCATTACATTTACCACCCTAGAAGATAGCACCTTTATTGCTTCCAGTTGTAAAATATACCACATTTCCGTCTGTGCAGAATTTCATTCATTTTCTGCCTATATCATACTTTTCTTTTTTATTCCAATAAGAGTCTGGTTGTAATAAAAGCATCGAAGACATACTGAAATGAATGTCAACAACAAATTGAGAAGATCAAACGAGCTCAAATTCTAAGCATTTGTAGACTTAAAGAACAAGTCATGACTTAAAATGGTAGTTTTAGTGGATGGCATAGTTATTAAGAAACTGCATTATAGGAACACAGACTACAGCCCAGACCCCATACCCAAAATTTTCTGGGAGCTAAATTTATACATAATGTAATCATATCCTAATGCACTTAATCACATATCCTAACTTAAATAGCATCCCCATCCCTGTATCAATGCCCGTACCCCTACATCTCCCGATAACTATGACTTACACTAGTGTAAAGAAAGTTATCAATTTAAgaagcaaaaaagaagaaagaaaatgattTTTCCTGCATTGATTTGCAAAACATGCATTGCATTCAGTCCTTAGTAGAATCATTGAAGCAGTAATAGAATAGTTAAGGCACTGACCTCTATCTTTGAGTATATATTTTTCTGACATATCTTTAAGTGTCTCATAAGCTGCAAGATCAATGCCTGCATATGGTATTATCCCAAGAATAGATGGAAGAAGTCCTCTATAGAATGCTCGAGGACCTTCATGAACCCatatgtcctttgatagctttgacAGCCTTGGAATTTTACTACCATCACTGGCATATGTTTGCAAGCGTGTTTTCAGTAAATCCATTGGATAAATTACAGTCTGAGCAATAGCACCAGCTGTACCACCAGCAAAAAGGCGGCCTAGCGGACCAATATGTTCTTCCCCGCTAACACTTACTACAAGATTTTTCATCATTTCATAAGCATAAAATTTGATTGCAGATTCTGGTGCTACTTTAAGAACATTGATCCCATTCCCTCGAAAAAACCCCAACACACCACCCTCTCTAAATATATCCTTGATAGCTGGAGCAACATGAGCACCTGATGTCTGCACTTGCAGCTTTACCTTTAGGCGATCAAGAGGAGCAGTTGCGGTTCGCGATAAAGCTCCAGCCACTCCTCCAGCAATGAGATATTTGGTTGCATGCATGTGCTTGCTAATACCTTCAGGAATAGCTGCTTGTTCCCCAATATCAATGTGGCAAACTCTTTCCCAATACTGATATATGTTTTGTATGGTAGCTTCATGAGGATACAGAAGCAGAAAATCCCTCCATTCTTCAAATGTTATAATTCCATTGTTATCCTTGTCGATGTGCTCCACAAAACGAACAAGCTCCTTGTCACTCATTACAATGCCTGAAAAGGGGAACAGAAATGGTTACAAATAAAAACAGaacaaaatgcatcaaaattcaTTTTCTCCATTTCTTTTGAAACTGGAAACTCCAAAACAAACAAGGATTGAATTGCAAAGTAAATACCCAGCAGGTAAATAAACGGCAAGATGCTGTATAGAATGTCAAATTCTGTAGTAGTGGGATATAGAGTAGACCAGCTTATGTTATGGGAAATGACAAAGTTACATACTTCATATGAGACTGTAACGCCAACTGTTCAGGtaacttaaaaaaaattcattcctATAAAATCTTTAAATCAACAATATCCACCTTATGAAAAACCCTTTACCATAAGGAATTGAATCCAAAAGCATCCCCCACATGTAAACTAGCTCATATACAGTATTAATAGTTATATTTTTCAGAAAGTCAAGAGGGTTGTAAGAATCGGGATGTATAATTAAAAGGAATATCCTTGAATTACACATTCTGCAATGAATTAAGCCTACAAACAGAACTACCATTTTGGTTAAATTCATAGAATAAAGCCCAATACAATGGTATGATAATTTAATAGTTATCATAATAATAATGCCTACATCACTGTCCCTTTATAGTGGTCCAGCCAGTAGATGACAGATCAATGATCATATATCTCACTCACCTTTATCAGAACAAATATGACTACAGCATCTCTCTCTGTAGAGGTCAAGCCAGTGTATGATAAATAAGATATCTTATTCACGTTTATCAGCAACTAAAACAAAGGTGAAAGTTCAAACACTCAATATGCTTGACCTTAATTGCTTACCTAGCTTCCCAAGGACCACTTTTCTATAAATACAATATGTGTTAAATACTCAGCCTCTCAACGAACCCACTTTCTAAGGACCTTAGCAATGCACCTGCTTCCTGTAGCAAAAGTTAAAGATAGACAAAAGTACCACTTATCAAAGATAGACAAGCATAAGTTAAAATTAAACAAAAGATTTGAGCCACACCTGCCATATCATATAATTTACTACCAACTTTACATGAAATGATAGTTTCCACACGTCATTGCTTGCCTCTTAATTATGCCAAAAGTCATGAATGCCAAGAAACTGTAACTCATCTTCAATTTAAGACATAATCAAGGACAAAACCATAGTTGAAAATCAATACCCTGGAATGTGTTGATCAAATCTTGGTAAATCAAAACAGTAATTTTCATAAAAGGCTCTTTTTTCTCTCAATTGTTGCCTGCAAAATATATGAACCTAAAAACCAGATTGAAATACAATACTTATGACCTTAATGCACACAAAAAGGAAGGAAAATTACTGTGAAACATTCTACAAGTTTACAAATTTTGGAATTATGCTATTTGAAATTCAACTTTCCAACAGAATAAACAACTAGAATGCATATTAATTTTTCAAGATGAAGTTCCTCTCCCAGGAACCTTTTCACAGGTTTTTTGCTAAGAAACAGTTTATATTTTTCACCAGACTTCTGTAGTGATGATAATACATTAAGAAATCAACGCTCTGAGCATAAAAGCATAAGGGTGCCATAATTTACTGTTATGACACCTTTGTCCATGCCTAGCACTACTCTCTATTACAGAAATTATAGAAATCAAGTGTACCAGTAGTGAATTTACACGTCATAACAGTACATTTACCAAAATTGACCTTTACTAGTAGTAAATTTGCCAGAATTTACCAGAATTAACAAGTGTTATTAACCAATTTACTAGAAATTACTAGTATATATTAGTGGGGTAAACATTTTTACTAGTATAGATTGGTTGGGGAATTGTTCCTACTCAAAAATTCAGAAATACATGTACATTTGACTAACTCTGaggaaaaatcataaaatttactAGTGGCTCATTAATTTGATTAAACCTAATGACTTCATGTGCACTTTGAATGAAAAGTTCTtaatatgttttgaatatttttctaGTTTGCGAAACTTATATTAGAAAATTTTGTCAAACTTAAGCAAATAGTGAAAAATAGCCCATAAAAAATACGCCAACAAAGGGATTGAGATAAAATTTGAAGTTTAGCGGATCcaaattttaaactttttatcaaaattaGCCAATTGATGAAATAAAGTGCATACAAAGTCCCGGAATAAGAAATAGGTCACAATTACCTGCTGAAACAAGGGCATCCCATAGCTCTTCAGGCAAAATGCAGCCATTGTGCTCCACATCAATTGCCTCGAAGATGCGGTAAAGCTCAATTTCCTTGTCATCCATGTAGTGCCGAAATTCCTGGTAATCAACCCGGCCATCCTGATTGGAATCACAAACCTCGAGCAAATCCCTAGCGTACTTGTACTCAGAAGGTATCCTTAATGCCTGCAAACccttttcaatttgtgaattgtcAAGGTAACCCACGTTTGTTGCATCAAAGAAATTAAAAAGGCTTCTGATTCTCACTTCCCTTTCTTCCTCTGTCTCCCTCAGGGCTAACAGAACATGTTCAAGGGATGGCTGGCCGGACTTTCTCACGGGATTGCAGTACCCAGCCTGGGGATCAGCACCCCGCTTTGATGTAGTCGGCATTGGTAAAGGAACACGGTGATGCTCTACGGCCTGCCCAGCACCGGACATGCCTTTCCAGCAAAAATTGTTTCAGGTGCAAATATTTAAGTCCTCTTTCCAAATATTGATGAAAACCTAACTCAAAGCTTTATACATTTTTACTGACATGATATGTAGCACGGGTTTCCATATCCAATCTTTGTCCCAGAACAGCAACTAGACCAAAAGTGAAATCGAATTGACAAATCAGGCCCTCCAAGGAGAGGAAAAGAAATCAAAATTCTTCTTCGCTAGAGGAAACGGATGTTCCACGACCTACCCGAAATGGAACATGCGTTTCCCGgcaattggagaaaacaagaaaaaaactgCAGTGAACAAAGTTGACCGAACCTTCTTCTCAAGATCGATCAAACCCTAACTCAATTCTTCTCAGAATCAAAGTAAACAGAGTTTTCTTCACCAAACAGAATGGTGATACTCGCCGGACATGATTTTCCCGGCAACAGACTGAAAAAGTGATAGTCCAGGAAATTGAGTCAATTCAAGCCATTTTACCAAAAGATCGAGCAAACGCTAACTCAATTGTTCACGTAATTAAATGACATCGTGATACTTCCCTTTAACGGAAAAATCGCTGTCAAATAACAGATGGATGGGTAGACAGGAGCTTTTCAGTTATGAGCTGAAAGTCAAACCCAGATTTGTTTGAAATTACCTGATTTCACTGAGAAGAAGAAAAACTTTTGAATTGGCTGAATCCAGCGATCAAATCCCGGGACGTCCACAAGTGTCTGATATCTTTTCTCCTCTGTTGTCACACCAAAGTTGCCAACAACAAGAAGTTACAGGTCGAATTATCATGCGTCTCAGAAGGTATTTCACATTGCAATGCTGGAAACCGAGTTCCTTTCTCACAGCTACAGGAACAATGAGGATGAGGTGTAAGCAATGAAATATATTCTGCGTGTTGGCTCTAGATTCTCGTCGTCCACCTCCTCGTCCTCGTCCTCTTGTTCTGGCTTCCTCTCAATAATGATTTTATGCTTTCATTACCATCCACACGTACTCTAATTCATTTGCAAActgtttaaaattattttaaaactttaaataaaaatttaagtaGTAAATATCATGTTCATCCCTTGTTTTAACCGAAATTTAATCTTGAGGAAGAGATTAAGGCATCCCACCATGGAAGTCAAAAAGTGCAATT contains these protein-coding regions:
- the LOC131073902 gene encoding calcium-dependent mitochondrial ATP-magnesium/phosphate carrier protein 2 isoform X1, which produces MSGAGQAVEHHRVPLPMPTTSKRGADPQAGYCNPVRKSGQPSLEHVLLALRETEEEREVRIRSLFNFFDATNVGYLDNSQIEKGLQALRIPSEYKYARDLLEVCDSNQDGRVDYQEFRHYMDDKEIELYRIFEAIDVEHNGCILPEELWDALVSAGIVMSDKELVRFVEHIDKDNNGIITFEEWRDFLLLYPHEATIQNIYQYWERVCHIDIGEQAAIPEGISKHMHATKYLIAGGVAGALSRTATAPLDRLKVKLQVQTSGAHVAPAIKDIFREGGVLGFFRGNGINVLKVAPESAIKFYAYEMMKNLVVSVSGEEHIGPLGRLFAGGTAGAIAQTVIYPMDLLKTRLQTYASDGSKIPRLSKLSKDIWVHEGPRAFYRGLLPSILGIIPYAGIDLAAYETLKDMSEKYILKDREPGPLVQLGCGTISGALGATCVYPLQLIRTRLQAQPLNSPSRYEGMSDVFWKTLRHEGLIAFYKGLVPNLLKVVPAASITYIVYEKMKKVLLLD
- the LOC131073902 gene encoding calcium-dependent mitochondrial ATP-magnesium/phosphate carrier protein 2 isoform X2; this translates as MSGAGQAVEHHRVPLPMPTTSKRGADPQAGYCNPVRKSGQPSLEHVLLALRETEEEREVRIRSLFNFFDATNVGYLDNSQIEKGLQALRIPSEYKYARDLLEVCDSNQDGRVDYQEFRHYMDDKEIELYRIFEAIDVEHNGCILPEELWDALVSAGIVMSDKELVRFVEHIDKDNNGIITFEEWRDFLLLYPHEATIQNIYQYWERVCHIDIGEQAAIPEGISKHMHATKYLIAGGVAGALSRTATAPLDRLKVKLQVQTSGAHVAPAIKDIFREGGVLGFFRGNGINVLKVAPESAIKFYAYEMMKNLVVSVSGEEHIGPLGRLFAGGTAGAIAQTVIYPMDLLKTRLQTYASDGSKIPRLSKLSKDIWVHEGPRAFYRGLLPSILGIIPYAGIDLAAYETLKDMSEKYILKDREPGPLVQLGCGTISGALGATCVYPLQLIRTR
- the LOC131073902 gene encoding calcium-dependent mitochondrial ATP-magnesium/phosphate carrier protein 2 isoform X3, producing MSDKELVRFVEHIDKDNNGIITFEEWRDFLLLYPHEATIQNIYQYWERVCHIDIGEQAAIPEGISKHMHATKYLIAGGVAGALSRTATAPLDRLKVKLQVQTSGAHVAPAIKDIFREGGVLGFFRGNGINVLKVAPESAIKFYAYEMMKNLVVSVSGEEHIGPLGRLFAGGTAGAIAQTVIYPMDLLKTRLQTYASDGSKIPRLSKLSKDIWVHEGPRAFYRGLLPSILGIIPYAGIDLAAYETLKDMSEKYILKDREPGPLVQLGCGTISGALGATCVYPLQLIRTRLQAQPLNSPSRYEGMSDVFWKTLRHEGLIAFYKGLVPNLLKVVPAASITYIVYEKMKKVLLLD